The Apium graveolens cultivar Ventura unplaced genomic scaffold, ASM990537v1 ctg7526, whole genome shotgun sequence genome contains a region encoding:
- the LOC141704184 gene encoding cytochrome P450 93A2-like yields the protein MPFTMADYQDYIVILVFAVISAILLLAVLRIRTSSKLPPGPLKLPIIGHLHLLGPIPHQAFHKLSVRHGPLIHVYAGSNPCVIASSPEIARKFLKTHETTWSDRPQNTATDYLGYGSQDFTFAPYGPYWKFVKKLCMSELLGGRSLDLFQPVRRQEICSMVNVMLSKARTGVKVDIGAELMRLNSNVLSRMIMRERCSENEDEAGKVKAMIKEVSNVIGIFNLSDYIWFCKKWDLQGIKRKLVGVRGRYDIMMDRIIQEHRDIRKLRKVHGDGAWSEKDLLDILLDISEDESMEITLSIENIKAFILDVFSAGTDTTAILTEWAVAELINHPDILQKAVQEIDTIVGKHRVVEESDIENLPYIQAIFRETVRLHPVAPLLFRQSSKDCTIANYQIPAKTGLFVNNWALGRDPNYWESPLEYKPERFLLSSEDEASGKKQLDVKGRHFHFLPFGSGQRGCPGSSLALHLVQTSLAAIIQCFELKVGSEGDNSNVTVDMEEAPGLTLPRAHPLVCILVARLNPFPCL from the exons ATGCCATTTACCATGGCTGATTATCAAGATTACATAGTTATTCTCGTGTTTGCTGTCATCTCTGCTATATTACTACTAGCTGTACTCAGAATTCGAACCTCCTCGAAGCTTCCTCCCGGCCCTCTTAAGCTTCCAATCATCGGTCATCTTCACCTTCTTGGTCCCATACCACATCAGGCTTTTCACAAGCTCTCAGTCCGACATGGTCCTTTAATCCATGTCTACGCTGGCTCTAATCCTTGTGTAATCGCCTCGTCTCCTGAAATAGCTAGAAAATTTCTCAAAACACATGAAACAACTTGGTCAGACAGGCCGCAAAATACTGCTACAGATTATCTAGGATATGGCTCACAAGATTTTACTTTTGCTCCGTATGGACCATACTGGAAATTTGTAAAGAAACTATGCATGTCTGAGCTTCTTGGTGGTCGAAGTCTAGATCTTTTTCAACCTGTTAGACGCCAAGAGATTTGTAGTATGGTGAACGTAATGCTCAGTAAAGCCAGAACTGGAGTGAAGGTTGATATTGGAGCAGAGCTTATGAGGCTTAACAGCAATGTACTTTCGAGAATGATTATGAGGGAAAGGTGTTCAGAGAATGAGGATGAAGCTGGGAAAGTCAAGGCAATGATTAAAGAGGTGTCGAACGTTATAGGAATATTTAATTTAAGTGACTACATATGGTTTTGCAAGAAATGGGATTTGCAGGGAATAAAAAGAAAGCTTGTCGGTGTTCGTGGAAGGTATGACATAATGATGGACAGGATTATACAGGAGCACAGAGACATAAGGAAGCTGAGGAAAGTGCATGGTGATGGCGCATGGTCGGAGAAAGATTTGCTTGATATCTTACTTGATATTTCAGAAGATGAGAGCATGGAGATTACATTGAGCATAGAGAACATCAAGGCTTTCATACTG GATGTTTTTTCAGCTGGAACAGACACAACTGCCATCTTAACAGAATGGGCAGTAGCAGAACTAATCAACCATCCAGACATATTGCAAAAAGCTGTCCAGGAAATAGATACTATTGTTGGAAAGCACAGAGTAGTAGAAGAATCCGATATCGAAAATCTCCCCTACATACAAGCTATTTTCAGGGAAACTGTGAGACTTCACCCTGTAGCTCCACTATTATTCAGACAATCAAGCAAAGATTGCACCATTGCAAATTACCAAATACCAGCAAAAACTGGACTATTTGTTAATAACTGGGCTCTTGGCCGAGACCCAAACTACTGGGAAAGTCCACTTGAATATAAACCAGAAAGGTTTCTGTTAAGTAGTGAAGATGAGGCTAGTGGAAAAAAACAGTTGGATGTCAAAGGACGGCATTTTCATTTCTTGCCATTTGGAAGTGGGCAAAGAGGATGTCCAGGGAGTTCACTAGCATTGCATCTTGTGCAAACAAGCCTTGCTGCAATTATACAATGCTTTGAGTTGAAAGTAGGAAGTGAAGGGGATAATAGTAATGTTACTGTGGACATGGAAGAGGCTCCAGGGTTGACACTTCCCAGGGCTCATCCTTTGGTATGTATTCTGGTTGCTAGGCTCAATCCATTTCCGTGTTTGTAG
- the LOC141704182 gene encoding cytochrome P450 93A3-like: MVSLQGYILVFFIWLISTLILRAMFKSRITSNLPPSPLRLPIIGHLHLLAPIPHQALHKLSIKYGPLMHIFLGSNPCVVASSPEMAKEFLKTHEASWSGRPQTEASDYLTYGSQDFTFAPYGPYWKFMKKVCMSELLGGRTLNLLQPVRHCEIKSIVNILLQKAKTGEAVDIGCELMRLTNNVISRMIMRVRCSDDENEAREVKKLIKDVSDALGKFNLSDHIWFCKNLDFQGMKKKLVKIRGRYDILMERIIEEHRDTRRRRRKIENGDDGDADKDLLDILLDISEDASLEIRLSIENIKAFILDIFAAGTDTSAITTEWALAELINHPKIMEKAVQEIYSVVGNNRLVEESDIVRLPYLQAIVKETLRLHPTGPLFIREASEDCTIASYRIPAKTRLFVNVWALGRDPNYWDNALEFKPERFIMSTEDRGSGKIQLDIRGQHFQLLPFGSGRRGCPGVSLGLLVVQTTLAAMIQCFEWKIGDERENGNRVLDMEESAGLTLTRAHPLVCVPVDRLNPFPSTSS, encoded by the exons ATGGTTAGCTTACAAGGTTATATACTTGTTTTCTTCATCTGGCTCATTTCTACCCTTATACTTCGAGCCATGTTCAAAAGTCGAATTACCTCTAACCTTCCCCCTAGCCCTCTCAGGCTTCCAATTATAGGTCATCTCCACCTTCTTGCTCCTATACCACATCAGGCTCTTCACAAGCTCTCCATCAAGTATGGACCTCTAATGCATATCTTTCTTGGCTCTAATCCTTGTGTTGTTGCATCATCTCCGGAAATGGCTAAAGAGTTTCTTAAAACACATGAAGCATCTTGGTCAGGTCGTCCACAAACAGAGGCCTCAGATTACTTAACATATGGTTCACAAGACTTTACTTTTGCTCCTTATGGACCATACTGGAAGTTTATGAAAAAAGTATGCATGTCTGAGCTCCTTGGTGGTCGAACGCTGAATCTCCTTCAACCTGTAAGACATTGCGAGATTAAAAGCATTGTGAATATATTGTTGCAAAAGGCCAAAACTGGAGAGGCGGTTGACATTGGATGTGAGCTTATGAGGCTGACCAACAATGTTATTTCAAGAATGATTATGAGGGTGAGGTGTTCAGATGATGAGAATGAAGCTAGGGAAGTTAAGAAGTTGATTAAAGATGTAAGTGATGCTTTAGGAAAGTTTAATCTATCTGACCATATATGGTTCTGCAAGAATTTGGATTTTCAGGGAATGAAAAAGAAGCTAGTGAAAATTCGTGGAAGATATGACATACTTATGGAGAGGATTATAGAGGAGCACAGAGACacgaggaggaggaggaggaagaTAGAAAATGGTGATGATGGGGATGCGGATAAGGACTTGCTTGACATCTTACTTGACATTTCAGAAGATGCGAGCTTGGAAATTAGATTGAGCATAGAGAACATCAAGGCTTTTATACTG GATATATTTGCAGCTGGAACAGACACATCTGCTATAACAACAGAATGGGCACTTGCAGAGCTGATCAACCatccaaaaattatggaaaaagcAGTACAAGAGATATATTCTGTTGTTGGAAACAACAGATTAGTAGAAGAATCTGATATTGTGCGTCTTCCATACCTTCAAGCCATTGTAAAGGAAACTTTAAGACTTCATCCTACTGGTCCACTATTCATCAGAGAAGCAAGTGAAGATTGCACTATTGCAAGTTACCGCATACCAGCAAAGACTAGACTTTTTGTTAATGTTTGGGCACTTGGCCGAGACCCAAATTACTGGGACAATGCACTTGAATTTAAACCAGAAAGATTTATTATGAGTACAGAAGATCGGGGGAGCGGAAAGATACAATTGGATATTAGAGGACAGCATTTTCAGTTGTTGCCATTTGGAAGCGGACGAAGAGGATGTCCTGGGGTTTCATTAGGACTGCTTGTTGTTCAAACAACCCTCGCTGCAATGATACAATGCTTTGAGTGGAAAATAGGAGATGAAAGGGAAAATGGTAATAGGGTTCTGGACATGGAAGAGAGTGCAGGGTTGACTCTAACTAGGGCTCATCCTTTGGTGTGTGTCCCGGTTGATAGGCTCAATCCATTTCCATCAACTAGTAGTTAA
- the LOC141704180 gene encoding protein POLYCHOME-like isoform X1, whose amino-acid sequence MPEARDRLLRPGNDAEEMFKRRRRSSGSIHIQSDESPVVNTGTASHGTSRVAATPARGSVRRRIRRNLYRYSGGENREVGRRVSRRVLPHWYPRKPLQDITAVVRVYVLSAFERKRARLREMGDERLESPSAYGQFVHDPSVSSSSAPLEHNHSLITPKSPLLTKRNPPFLGKVPKILHDITNQEAGNSEFLTPEKKLLNSIDKVEKAVEEEISRLKQTPAAKKAERKAKVRTLMSMR is encoded by the exons ATGCCTGAAGCGAGAGATAGATTGTTAAGGCCAGGAAATGATGCAGAAGAGATGTTCAAACGTCGTCGGAGATCAAGCGGAAGCATTCACATCCAATCCGATGAGTCACCTGTAGTTAATACCGGAACTGCTTCACATGGAACAAGCAGAGTGGCTGCTACACCTGCACGTGGTAGTGTTCGTCGTCGTATTCGTCGTAATTTATATAGATATTCGGGAGGTGAGAATAGAGAAGTGGGAAGACGAGTGAGCCGGAGAGTTTTACCTCATTGGTACCCGCGCAAGCCTCTTCAGGACATCACTGCTGTTGTTCGGGTATATGTTCTCTCG GCCTTTGAAAGAAAAAGAGCTCGCTTGAGAGAAATGGGAGATGAACGACTTGAGAGTCCATCGGCTTATGGTCAATTTGTTCATGATCCTTCTGTATCTTCTTCCAGTGCTCCACTTGAGCACAACCACTCATTAATAACGCCAAAATCGCCACTTTTAACAAAGCGTAACCCACCATTTCTTGGTAAAGTTCCTAAGATATTGCATGACATCACTAATCAGGAAGCTGGCAATTCTGAGTTCCTTACCCCTGAAAAGAAGCTGCTCAATTCAATTGACAAAGTTGAGAAAGCGGTTGAGGAGGAAATTAGCAGATTGAAGCAGACTCCTGCTGCGAAGAAGGCAGAGAGAAAAGCAAAGGTCCGCACTCTAATGTCAATGCGCTAA
- the LOC141704180 gene encoding protein POLYCHOME-like isoform X2, producing MPEARDRLLRPGNDAEEMFKRRRRSSGSIHIQSDESPVVNTGTASHGTSRVAATPARGSVRRRIRRNLYRYSGGENREVGRRVSRRVLPHWYPRKPLQDITAVVRAFERKRARLREMGDERLESPSAYGQFVHDPSVSSSSAPLEHNHSLITPKSPLLTKRNPPFLGKVPKILHDITNQEAGNSEFLTPEKKLLNSIDKVEKAVEEEISRLKQTPAAKKAERKAKVRTLMSMR from the exons ATGCCTGAAGCGAGAGATAGATTGTTAAGGCCAGGAAATGATGCAGAAGAGATGTTCAAACGTCGTCGGAGATCAAGCGGAAGCATTCACATCCAATCCGATGAGTCACCTGTAGTTAATACCGGAACTGCTTCACATGGAACAAGCAGAGTGGCTGCTACACCTGCACGTGGTAGTGTTCGTCGTCGTATTCGTCGTAATTTATATAGATATTCGGGAGGTGAGAATAGAGAAGTGGGAAGACGAGTGAGCCGGAGAGTTTTACCTCATTGGTACCCGCGCAAGCCTCTTCAGGACATCACTGCTGTTGTTCGG GCCTTTGAAAGAAAAAGAGCTCGCTTGAGAGAAATGGGAGATGAACGACTTGAGAGTCCATCGGCTTATGGTCAATTTGTTCATGATCCTTCTGTATCTTCTTCCAGTGCTCCACTTGAGCACAACCACTCATTAATAACGCCAAAATCGCCACTTTTAACAAAGCGTAACCCACCATTTCTTGGTAAAGTTCCTAAGATATTGCATGACATCACTAATCAGGAAGCTGGCAATTCTGAGTTCCTTACCCCTGAAAAGAAGCTGCTCAATTCAATTGACAAAGTTGAGAAAGCGGTTGAGGAGGAAATTAGCAGATTGAAGCAGACTCCTGCTGCGAAGAAGGCAGAGAGAAAAGCAAAGGTCCGCACTCTAATGTCAATGCGCTAA